One window of the Klebsiella oxytoca genome contains the following:
- a CDS encoding ABC transporter permease, whose translation MSAKLLSWRRVRALCVKETRQIVRDPSSWLIAVVIPLLLLFIFGYGINLDSSKLRVGVLLEQQSEEALDFVHTMTGSPYIDATISDNRQQLIQMMQAGRIRALVVVPVDFDQKMARPGDDAPIQLITDGSEPNTANFAQGYVEGIWQIWQQQRAEDRGETFKPLIDVQTRYWFNPAAISQHFIIPGAITIIMTVVGAILTSLVVAREWERGTMEALLSTEITRAELLLCKLIPYYFLGMLAMLLCMLVAVFILGVPFRGSLVILFFITSLFLLSTLGMGLLISTITRNQFNAAQVALNAAFLPSIMLSGFIFQIDSMPAIIRAVTYVIPARYFVSTLQSLFLAGNIPVVLLVNVMFLIASAVMFIGLTWLKTKRRLD comes from the coding sequence GTGAGCGCTAAACTGCTATCGTGGCGGCGCGTGCGCGCCCTGTGCGTGAAAGAGACGCGACAAATCGTCCGCGACCCCAGCAGCTGGCTGATTGCGGTCGTGATCCCCCTGCTGCTGCTGTTTATCTTTGGCTATGGAATTAACCTCGACTCCAGCAAGCTGCGGGTGGGCGTGCTGCTGGAGCAGCAAAGCGAAGAGGCGCTGGACTTCGTCCATACCATGACCGGTTCCCCGTACATTGACGCCACCATCAGCGACAACCGCCAGCAGCTGATTCAAATGATGCAGGCCGGGCGGATCCGCGCGCTGGTGGTAGTACCGGTAGACTTCGACCAGAAGATGGCTCGCCCCGGCGACGATGCACCGATCCAGCTCATCACCGACGGCAGCGAACCGAATACCGCTAACTTCGCCCAGGGCTACGTCGAAGGCATCTGGCAAATCTGGCAGCAGCAGCGGGCGGAAGATCGCGGTGAAACCTTTAAACCGCTAATTGATGTGCAGACGCGATACTGGTTTAACCCGGCGGCCATCAGCCAGCATTTTATTATCCCCGGCGCGATTACCATCATTATGACGGTAGTTGGCGCGATCCTGACCTCGCTGGTAGTGGCTCGTGAGTGGGAGCGCGGCACCATGGAAGCGCTGCTGTCGACCGAGATTACCCGCGCCGAGCTGCTGCTGTGCAAACTCATCCCCTATTATTTCCTCGGCATGCTGGCGATGCTGCTGTGTATGCTGGTGGCGGTGTTTATTCTCGGCGTGCCGTTTCGCGGTTCGCTGGTGATTCTGTTTTTTATCACCAGCCTGTTTTTGCTGAGCACGTTGGGCATGGGGCTGCTGATCTCCACCATCACCCGCAACCAGTTTAACGCCGCGCAGGTGGCGCTGAATGCCGCGTTTTTACCATCAATTATGCTGTCCGGGTTTATTTTTCAGATAGACAGCATGCCGGCGATAATCCGCGCGGTGACCTACGTGATCCCGGCGCGCTATTTTGTCAGCACCCTACAAAGCCTGTTTCTGGCGGGCAATATCCCGGTAGTGCTGCTGGTGAACGTCATGTTCCTGATAGCCTCGGCGGTGATGTTTATTGGCCTGACGTGGCTGAAAACCAAACGGCGTCTGGATTAA
- a CDS encoding ATP-binding cassette domain-containing protein gives MSEDVISLNGLTRRFAGMDRPAVAPLDCTIRSGYVTGLVGPDGAGKTTLMRMLAGLLKPDAGSARVIGFDPIADDSALHAVLGYMPQKFGLYEDLTVMENLTLYADLRSVTGEAREKTFARLLEFTSLGPFTGRLAGKLSGGMKQKLGLACTLVGEPKVLLLDEPGVGVDPISRRELWQMVHELAGDGMLILWSTSYLDEAEQCRDVLLMNEGQLLYQGAPKELTQTMAGRSFLLSSSEENNRRLLQRTLKLPQVSDGVIQGKSVRLILKKEASISEVQEAADMPSLEIAETAPRFEDAFIDLLGGAGTAESPLGKIIHTVEGSHDDTVIEAQTLTKKFGDFAATDHVDFQVKRGEIFGLLGPNGAGKSTTFKMMCGLLVPTSGKALVLGMDLKVSSGKARQHLGYMAQKFSLYGNLTVEQNLRFFSGVYGLRGRAQNAKIASMSEAFGLKSIARQAADDLPLGYKQRLALACSLMHEPDILFLDEPTSGVDPLTRREFWLHINSMVDKGVTVMVTTHFMDEAEYCDRIGLVYHGKLIASGTPDDLKALAADDEQPDPTMEQAFITLIHDWDKENAGER, from the coding sequence ATGAGCGAAGACGTTATTTCGCTGAACGGACTGACCAGACGCTTTGCCGGAATGGACCGCCCGGCCGTCGCGCCGCTGGACTGTACTATTCGCTCCGGCTACGTTACCGGACTGGTGGGCCCGGATGGCGCAGGAAAAACCACCCTGATGCGCATGCTCGCCGGACTGCTGAAGCCCGACGCAGGCAGCGCAAGGGTAATCGGCTTCGACCCGATTGCCGACGATAGCGCCCTGCACGCGGTACTCGGTTATATGCCGCAGAAATTCGGCCTGTATGAAGATTTGACGGTGATGGAAAACCTGACGCTCTACGCCGACCTGCGCAGCGTTACCGGCGAAGCGCGGGAGAAAACGTTTGCCCGGCTGCTGGAATTTACCTCCCTCGGCCCCTTTACCGGCCGGCTGGCGGGCAAGCTTTCCGGCGGTATGAAGCAGAAACTTGGCCTGGCCTGTACCCTCGTCGGCGAACCGAAAGTACTGCTGCTGGACGAACCCGGCGTCGGCGTCGATCCCATCTCGCGTCGGGAACTCTGGCAGATGGTGCACGAACTGGCCGGTGACGGCATGCTGATCCTCTGGAGCACCTCGTATCTCGACGAGGCCGAACAGTGCCGCGACGTCCTATTGATGAACGAGGGACAACTGCTCTATCAGGGCGCGCCAAAAGAGCTGACGCAAACCATGGCCGGTCGCAGCTTTTTGCTATCCAGCAGCGAGGAAAATAACCGCCGCTTACTCCAGCGTACCTTAAAACTGCCGCAGGTGAGCGATGGTGTGATTCAGGGCAAATCGGTACGCCTGATCCTCAAGAAAGAGGCCAGCATCAGCGAAGTACAAGAAGCTGCCGATATGCCGTCGCTGGAGATCGCCGAAACCGCGCCGCGCTTTGAGGACGCCTTTATCGATCTGCTGGGCGGCGCCGGTACCGCCGAATCGCCGCTGGGAAAAATTATCCACACCGTAGAGGGTTCACATGACGACACGGTGATTGAAGCGCAGACTCTGACCAAGAAATTCGGCGATTTTGCCGCCACTGACCACGTCGATTTCCAGGTTAAGCGCGGCGAGATCTTCGGCCTTCTCGGGCCTAACGGCGCCGGCAAGTCCACCACTTTTAAGATGATGTGCGGTCTGCTGGTTCCTACCTCCGGTAAAGCGCTGGTGCTGGGTATGGACCTGAAAGTCAGCTCCGGCAAAGCGCGTCAGCATCTGGGCTATATGGCGCAGAAGTTCTCGCTCTACGGCAACCTTACCGTTGAGCAAAACCTGCGTTTTTTCTCCGGAGTGTACGGACTGCGCGGTCGGGCGCAGAACGCTAAAATCGCCAGCATGAGCGAGGCGTTCGGCCTGAAAAGCATCGCCCGCCAGGCCGCCGACGACCTGCCGCTCGGCTATAAGCAGCGCCTGGCGCTGGCCTGCTCGCTGATGCACGAGCCGGATATCCTGTTCCTTGATGAACCGACCTCCGGCGTCGATCCCCTTACCCGCCGTGAATTCTGGCTGCATATCAACAGCATGGTGGATAAGGGCGTTACGGTGATGGTCACCACCCACTTTATGGATGAAGCGGAGTATTGCGATCGTATCGGCCTGGTCTATCACGGTAAGCTGATCGCCAGCGGCACGCCGGACGATCTGAAGGCGCTGGCGGCGGACGATGAACAGCCTGACCCGACGATGGAGCAGGCATTTATTACCCTCATCCACGACTGGGATAAGGAGAACGCCGGTGAGCGCTAA
- the hlyD gene encoding secretion protein HlyD: protein MKKPLIVVLLLLLLAAVIGGGWWWYQSSQPKELTLYGNVDIRTVNLSFRVGGRLASLSVDEGDAIKAGQTLGELDRAPYENALQQAQANVSTAQAQYDLMMAGYRSEEIAQAAAAVNQAQAAYDYAQNFYQRQLGLRKSSAISANDLENARSSRDQAQATLKSAQDKLRQYRAGNRPQEIAQAKASLEQAQAALAQAKLDLHDTTLTSPSDGTLMTRAVEPGSMLSAGGTVMTLSLTHPVWVRAYIDEKNLGQAQPGREVQLYTDGRPDKPYRGKIGFVSPGAEFTPKTVETPDLRTDLVYRLRIVVTDADDALRQGMPVTVTFSNGNGQ, encoded by the coding sequence GCTGGCCGCTGTCATTGGCGGAGGCTGGTGGTGGTACCAGAGCAGCCAGCCGAAAGAACTCACGCTATATGGCAATGTGGATATTCGTACCGTTAACCTGAGCTTCCGCGTAGGCGGGCGACTGGCGTCGCTCAGCGTCGACGAGGGTGATGCGATTAAAGCCGGGCAGACGCTGGGCGAACTGGATCGCGCGCCCTATGAGAACGCCCTGCAGCAGGCTCAGGCCAACGTATCTACTGCCCAGGCGCAGTACGACCTGATGATGGCGGGCTATCGCTCGGAAGAGATTGCCCAGGCCGCCGCCGCGGTTAACCAGGCGCAGGCGGCTTACGACTATGCGCAGAACTTTTACCAGCGTCAGCTGGGGCTGCGCAAAAGCAGCGCTATTTCCGCCAACGACCTGGAAAACGCCCGCTCCTCACGCGATCAGGCCCAGGCTACGCTGAAGTCCGCCCAGGATAAGCTACGCCAGTACCGCGCCGGTAATCGTCCGCAGGAAATCGCCCAGGCCAAAGCCAGCCTGGAGCAGGCCCAGGCCGCGCTGGCGCAGGCGAAACTCGATCTGCACGATACAACCTTAACTTCGCCGTCCGACGGGACGCTGATGACCCGCGCCGTCGAACCAGGCAGCATGCTCAGCGCTGGCGGCACGGTGATGACGCTGTCGTTAACCCATCCGGTATGGGTCCGCGCCTACATTGATGAAAAAAACCTCGGTCAGGCCCAGCCGGGGCGCGAAGTGCAGCTTTATACCGATGGTCGGCCGGATAAACCCTACCGCGGCAAAATTGGTTTCGTTTCCCCTGGGGCTGAATTTACGCCGAAAACCGTCGAAACCCCGGACCTGCGCACCGATCTGGTTTATCGCCTGCGAATCGTGGTGACCGATGCCGACGACGCGCTGCGTCAGGGAATGCCGGTCACCGTCACCTTCAGTAACGGAAATGGCCAATGA